A genomic window from Candidatus Kouleothrix ribensis includes:
- a CDS encoding ATP-dependent RecD-like DNA helicase → MARLNGILERITFHSETDGYTVARVLPKDKPYQVTIVGKLLGVQVGESVELEGRWVDHPEHGRQFEVERYRTVLPATVEGIRRYLGSGLIKGIGPVMARRIAETFGSYTLHVLEHEPLRLHEVSGLGPKRVDRIQQAWAEQQQIKAIMLFLQDLEITPGLAVRIYKQYGEQSLGVVQATPYRLADDVYGIGFLTADKIAQALGIPHDSPQRVGAGLRYTLSQAADEGHCFLPWAELAERGAALLGVDLAVVEATLGAIVITREVHAEAWDGQRMVYLQPFYRAERAVAERVHDLLRAPSQIAAFFRTANWARVFDFLADKRAITLTEQQREAVQMALTNKVSVLTGGPGTGKTVTTRTIIMALQQRGEKFVLASPTGRAAKRLSEATGAEASTIHRLLEFSPIGGPHFKRNLENPLDVALVVVDEVSMLDILLANSLLKAVPPHAHVLLVGDADQLPSVGPGRVLCDMLDSMAVPSIHLDTIFRQAEGSGIVANAHRINQGELPWFARQAGAEAGRINDCFFFSRPVPDMCAELVVEVVGERIPRRFGLDPRRDIQVLTPTHRGPAGVANLNVLLQAALNPADEQRPEQRFGATVFRAGDRVLQLRNNYDLEVYNGDIGEIVAIDPVEQLLTVRYDDARDVAYDFGLLDELTLAYAISVHKAQGAEYPCVVIPLLTQHYTLLQRNLLYTAVTRAKQLVVLLGDRRAIAIAVKNNRVAARYTGLARRLKAG, encoded by the coding sequence ATGGCCAGACTGAATGGCATCCTCGAGCGGATCACCTTCCATAGTGAGACCGACGGCTACACCGTCGCGCGTGTGCTTCCCAAAGATAAACCATACCAGGTGACGATCGTCGGCAAGCTGCTGGGTGTGCAGGTCGGCGAGTCGGTCGAGCTCGAGGGCCGCTGGGTCGATCACCCCGAGCACGGCCGGCAGTTTGAGGTCGAGCGCTACCGCACCGTGCTGCCGGCCACTGTCGAAGGCATCCGGCGCTACCTCGGCTCGGGGCTGATCAAAGGCATTGGCCCGGTGATGGCCCGCCGGATCGCCGAGACCTTCGGCAGCTACACGCTGCACGTGCTCGAACACGAGCCGCTGCGGCTGCACGAAGTGTCGGGCCTTGGCCCCAAGCGCGTCGATCGCATCCAGCAGGCCTGGGCCGAGCAGCAGCAGATCAAGGCGATCATGCTGTTCCTGCAGGATCTCGAGATTACACCAGGCCTGGCGGTGCGGATCTACAAGCAGTATGGCGAGCAGTCGCTTGGCGTGGTACAGGCCACGCCCTACCGCCTGGCCGACGACGTGTATGGCATCGGCTTTCTGACGGCCGACAAGATCGCCCAGGCGCTGGGCATCCCGCACGATTCGCCGCAGCGCGTGGGCGCGGGGCTGCGCTACACGCTTAGCCAGGCTGCCGACGAGGGCCACTGCTTCTTGCCATGGGCCGAGCTGGCCGAGCGCGGCGCGGCGCTGCTGGGCGTCGACCTGGCCGTGGTCGAGGCCACACTCGGCGCGATTGTGATCACGCGCGAAGTGCATGCCGAAGCGTGGGACGGCCAGCGGATGGTCTACCTTCAGCCATTCTACCGCGCCGAGCGTGCGGTGGCCGAGCGCGTGCATGATCTGCTGCGCGCGCCCTCGCAGATCGCAGCATTCTTTCGCACGGCGAACTGGGCGCGTGTGTTCGACTTCCTGGCCGACAAGCGCGCAATAACGCTGACCGAGCAGCAGCGCGAGGCCGTGCAGATGGCGCTGACCAACAAAGTGAGCGTGCTAACCGGTGGGCCGGGTACCGGGAAGACCGTGACGACGCGCACAATTATTATGGCGCTGCAGCAGCGCGGCGAGAAGTTCGTGCTGGCCTCGCCGACTGGGCGCGCGGCCAAGCGCCTGAGCGAGGCCACCGGCGCCGAGGCCAGCACCATCCACCGGCTGCTCGAGTTTTCGCCGATCGGCGGGCCACACTTCAAGCGCAACCTCGAGAATCCGCTCGATGTGGCGCTGGTCGTGGTCGATGAAGTCAGTATGCTCGATATTCTGCTGGCCAACAGCCTGCTGAAGGCGGTGCCGCCGCATGCCCATGTGCTGCTGGTGGGCGATGCCGACCAGCTGCCGAGCGTGGGGCCGGGCCGGGTGCTGTGCGACATGCTCGACAGCATGGCGGTGCCGAGCATCCACCTCGACACGATCTTCCGCCAGGCCGAGGGCAGCGGGATCGTGGCCAACGCGCACCGGATCAACCAGGGCGAGCTGCCCTGGTTTGCACGCCAGGCCGGCGCCGAGGCCGGGCGCATCAACGACTGCTTCTTCTTCTCGCGCCCCGTGCCCGACATGTGCGCCGAGCTGGTGGTCGAGGTAGTGGGCGAGCGCATCCCACGCCGCTTCGGGCTCGACCCGCGCCGCGATATTCAGGTGCTGACGCCGACGCACCGCGGGCCGGCCGGTGTGGCCAACCTGAATGTGCTGCTTCAGGCCGCACTCAACCCGGCCGACGAGCAGCGCCCCGAGCAGCGCTTCGGCGCGACTGTGTTTCGGGCGGGCGACCGCGTGCTGCAGCTGCGCAACAACTACGACCTCGAGGTCTACAACGGTGATATTGGCGAAATCGTGGCGATCGATCCAGTCGAGCAGCTGTTGACGGTGCGCTACGACGACGCGCGCGACGTGGCCTACGATTTCGGGCTGCTCGATGAGCTAACGCTGGCGTATGCGATCTCGGTACACAAGGCCCAGGGTGCCGAATACCCGTGCGTGGTCATCCCGCTGCTGACGCAGCACTACACGCTGCTGCAGCGCAACCTGCTGTATACAGCGGTGACACGCGCCAAACAACTGGTGGTGTTGCTGGGCGACCGGCGCGCGATTGCGATTGCAGTGAAGAATAACCGTGTTGCCGCGCGCTACACTGGCCTGGCGCGCCGGCTGAAAGCGGGCTAG
- a CDS encoding site-2 protease family protein, whose protein sequence is MNWSFRFTRVAGIDIKIHITFFLILLLGALQWGGRFGMAGALFGILLMILLFVCVTLHELGHSLVAQRFGVPVREIVLLPLGGVALMSRNPSRPLHELLIAAAGPLVNLAIAVLLFALTGAANPLDVLNGQGLVGGQLPAPSFQLMLAWLLAANISLVLFNLIPAFPLDGGRMLRAVLAMFMHYQRATRIATIIGQVIAIGLGVYGFLSGNILLALVALFVFVGAGQENAEGQARTVLETRRVGDAYNKHALTLQIGERVSSVANYILTSYQPDFAVMQAGQPIGIVTRNDVLHALATDTVDGYVTGIMQREIVRVEASASLESVRELMKAQGARVVAVYEGSSYLGLVSLEDIAEAFMVITFQQRQLQLRSSGQAGD, encoded by the coding sequence ATGAACTGGTCTTTTCGCTTCACGCGGGTCGCCGGCATCGATATCAAAATCCATATCACATTTTTCCTGATCCTGCTGCTTGGCGCGCTACAATGGGGTGGGCGCTTCGGCATGGCCGGCGCGTTGTTCGGCATTCTGCTGATGATCTTGCTGTTCGTGTGTGTAACGCTGCACGAGCTGGGGCACAGCCTGGTGGCCCAGCGCTTCGGTGTGCCGGTGCGCGAGATCGTGTTGCTGCCGCTTGGCGGCGTGGCGCTGATGAGCCGCAACCCGTCCAGGCCACTCCACGAGCTGCTGATCGCGGCGGCCGGGCCACTGGTCAATCTGGCTATCGCTGTGCTGCTGTTCGCGCTCACCGGTGCGGCCAACCCGCTCGATGTGCTGAACGGCCAGGGCCTGGTCGGTGGCCAGCTGCCGGCGCCGTCGTTCCAGCTGATGCTGGCCTGGTTGCTGGCGGCGAATATCAGCCTGGTGCTGTTTAACCTCATCCCGGCCTTCCCGCTCGACGGCGGGCGCATGCTGCGTGCGGTGCTAGCGATGTTCATGCACTACCAGCGTGCCACCCGCATTGCCACGATCATTGGCCAGGTAATCGCGATCGGCCTGGGCGTCTATGGCTTCCTGAGCGGCAATATTCTGCTGGCGCTGGTGGCGCTGTTCGTGTTCGTCGGCGCCGGGCAAGAGAACGCGGAAGGCCAGGCACGCACCGTGCTCGAGACTCGCCGCGTCGGCGATGCCTACAACAAACATGCGCTGACCCTACAGATTGGGGAGCGTGTCAGTAGCGTGGCCAACTATATTCTAACCAGCTACCAGCCCGATTTTGCGGTGATGCAGGCCGGCCAGCCGATCGGCATCGTCACACGCAACGATGTACTACACGCGCTGGCAACCGATACCGTCGATGGGTATGTCACCGGGATCATGCAACGCGAGATTGTGCGCGTCGAGGCCAGCGCTTCGCTCGAGTCGGTGCGCGAGCTGATGAAAGCGCAGGGCGCGCGGGTGGTGGCCGTCTACGAGGGCAGCAGCTACCTGGGGCTAGTCAGCCTGGAGGATATCGCCGAGGCGTTCATGGTGATCACGTTTCAGCAGCGCCAGCTGCAGCTGCGCAGCTCCGGGCAGGCCGGCGATTAG
- a CDS encoding TerC family protein — MIWMWVGFNVFVLAMLALDLGVFHRKAHAISVREATSWSVVWISLAMVFNLGIYLFWNQLVPGSAYSNGDAALAFFTGYLIEKSLSVDNIFVFVLIFSYFSVPAQYQHRVLFWGILGALLMRAVLILVGAALIKEFHWIIWIFGAFLIFTGVKMAFHKNEELHPEDNPLIKLFRRFMPVTQDYHGASFFVRHSGKLLATPLFLVLLMVESTDLVFAVDSIPAIFAVTQEPFIVYTSNVFAILGLRSLYFLLAGVMDKFHYLKLGLSVVLTFVGVKMLMPDLSTLLTGSSYKIPTAVSLGVVAGILAVAVVASLLRARRLAAQPVRVG, encoded by the coding sequence ATGATCTGGATGTGGGTGGGCTTCAATGTCTTCGTGCTGGCCATGCTGGCGCTCGACCTGGGCGTGTTTCACCGCAAAGCGCATGCCATATCGGTGCGCGAGGCGACGAGCTGGAGCGTGGTGTGGATCAGCCTGGCCATGGTATTCAACCTCGGTATCTACCTCTTCTGGAATCAGCTGGTGCCGGGTAGTGCCTACTCGAACGGCGACGCGGCGCTGGCGTTCTTCACTGGCTACCTGATCGAGAAATCGCTCAGCGTCGACAATATCTTCGTGTTCGTGCTGATCTTCAGCTACTTCAGCGTGCCGGCGCAGTATCAGCATCGCGTGCTGTTCTGGGGCATTCTGGGCGCGCTGCTGATGCGCGCCGTGCTGATCCTGGTTGGGGCCGCACTGATCAAAGAGTTCCACTGGATCATCTGGATCTTCGGCGCGTTTCTGATCTTCACCGGCGTCAAAATGGCCTTCCACAAGAACGAAGAGCTGCATCCCGAGGATAACCCGCTGATCAAGCTGTTCCGCCGGTTCATGCCAGTGACTCAAGATTACCACGGCGCGAGCTTCTTCGTGCGCCACTCCGGCAAGCTGCTGGCTACGCCGCTGTTCCTGGTGCTGCTGATGGTCGAGAGCACCGACCTGGTGTTCGCGGTCGACTCGATCCCGGCGATCTTCGCGGTGACGCAAGAGCCGTTTATTGTGTACACTTCGAATGTGTTTGCAATCCTGGGCCTGCGCTCGCTGTACTTCCTGCTTGCCGGTGTGATGGATAAGTTCCACTACCTCAAGCTCGGCCTGTCGGTGGTGCTGACGTTCGTGGGTGTCAAGATGCTGATGCCCGACCTGAGCACACTGCTGACCGGCAGCTCCTACAAGATCCCTACCGCAGTCTCGCTTGGTGTGGTGGCCGGCATCCTGGCTGTGGCCGTGGTTGCCTCGCTGTTGCGCGCGCGGCGGCTGGCCGCCCAGCCCGTGCGCGTCGGCTAA
- a CDS encoding thioredoxin domain-containing protein, producing MAIEHDSPRPTNRLADATSPYLLQHAHNPVDWYPWGAEALAKARAEDKPILLSVGYAACHWCHVMAHESFEDAATARIMNEHFVNIKVDREERPDIDSIYMTAVQAMTGGGGWPMTVFMTADGVPFYGGTYFPPAARHGMPAFSQVLRSVADAYRNRRADLLAAGDELVQHMRAASAGRLADGAISYELLDDAYAVLHGQFDPTYGGFGGAPKFPQPMTYEFLLRYAQRTGTALAWQMLHTTLRAMAEGGMYDQLGGGFHRYSVDERWLVPHFEKMLYDNALLARVYTEMFQATGEPFYRRIAEETLDYLVREMRHPAGGFFSTQDADSEGQEGKFFVWTPADLREILHGDALLFGQVFDVTERGNFEHKNILHVLRRPADVARVTGQPVARVEQLIARGRQLLLAARERRVKPARDEKVLAGWNGMALRAFAQAALAFGRADYRAVAEQNAAFVLRELRRADGTLLRVWKDDCAGTVPAYLDDHALLADGLLALYEATFEPGWLLAARELADTMLARFWDDAIGGFYDTAADHEALVVRPRDTGDNATPAGGSAAADVLLRLALIFDAPLYRERAATVLGSLAPFMARYPTGFGRYLAAAEFALSAPKEIALVGEPGAADTQALCAEIFGAFRPNKVVLLRRPGHEPPAIGSPLLADRAQIGGKATAYVCQNYACKLPVSDPAALAAQLD from the coding sequence ATGGCGATTGAGCACGACTCCCCCAGGCCGACTAACCGACTTGCGGATGCGACCAGCCCGTACCTGCTCCAGCACGCGCACAACCCGGTCGATTGGTACCCATGGGGCGCGGAGGCGCTGGCGAAGGCGCGTGCCGAAGATAAGCCGATCCTATTGAGCGTGGGCTACGCGGCCTGCCACTGGTGCCATGTCATGGCGCACGAGTCGTTCGAAGACGCGGCCACCGCGCGGATCATGAACGAGCACTTTGTGAATATCAAGGTCGATCGCGAGGAGCGCCCGGATATCGACAGCATCTACATGACGGCGGTGCAGGCCATGACCGGCGGCGGCGGCTGGCCGATGACCGTGTTCATGACTGCCGACGGCGTGCCGTTCTACGGCGGCACCTACTTCCCGCCGGCCGCACGCCACGGCATGCCGGCGTTCAGCCAGGTGCTGCGCAGTGTCGCCGACGCCTACCGCAACCGCCGGGCCGACCTGCTGGCCGCCGGTGATGAGCTGGTGCAGCACATGCGCGCGGCCAGTGCCGGCCGGCTGGCCGACGGTGCAATCAGCTACGAGCTGCTCGACGACGCCTACGCGGTGTTGCACGGCCAGTTCGACCCGACCTACGGTGGGTTTGGCGGCGCGCCGAAGTTCCCCCAGCCGATGACTTACGAGTTTTTGCTGCGCTACGCCCAGCGCACCGGCACGGCGCTGGCCTGGCAGATGCTGCACACGACGCTGCGGGCCATGGCCGAGGGCGGCATGTACGACCAGCTGGGCGGTGGCTTTCACCGCTACAGTGTCGACGAGCGCTGGCTGGTGCCGCACTTCGAGAAGATGCTGTACGACAACGCGCTGCTGGCGCGCGTGTACACCGAGATGTTCCAGGCCACCGGCGAGCCGTTCTACCGCCGCATCGCCGAGGAGACGCTCGACTACCTGGTGCGCGAGATGCGCCATCCCGCCGGCGGCTTCTTCTCGACCCAGGATGCCGATAGCGAGGGCCAGGAGGGTAAATTTTTCGTGTGGACGCCGGCCGATCTGCGCGAGATTTTGCACGGCGACGCGCTGCTGTTCGGCCAGGTGTTCGATGTAACCGAGCGCGGCAACTTCGAGCACAAGAACATTCTGCATGTGCTACGCCGCCCGGCCGATGTCGCGCGTGTCACGGGCCAGCCGGTTGCGCGCGTCGAGCAGCTGATCGCGCGTGGCCGGCAGCTGCTGCTCGCAGCGCGCGAGCGGCGCGTCAAGCCGGCCCGCGACGAGAAGGTGCTGGCGGGCTGGAATGGTATGGCGCTGCGCGCGTTCGCCCAGGCCGCGCTGGCATTCGGGCGGGCCGACTACCGCGCGGTGGCCGAGCAGAACGCCGCGTTTGTGCTACGCGAGCTGCGGCGCGCCGACGGCACACTGCTGCGGGTGTGGAAAGACGATTGCGCCGGCACTGTGCCGGCCTACCTCGACGACCACGCGCTGCTGGCCGATGGGCTGCTGGCACTGTACGAGGCCACATTCGAGCCGGGCTGGCTGCTCGCGGCGCGCGAACTGGCCGACACAATGCTGGCGCGTTTTTGGGATGACGCGATCGGCGGGTTTTACGACACCGCCGCCGACCACGAGGCGCTGGTGGTGCGGCCGCGCGACACCGGCGACAATGCCACGCCGGCCGGCGGCTCGGCCGCTGCCGATGTGCTGCTGCGCCTGGCGCTGATCTTCGATGCGCCGCTGTACCGCGAGCGCGCCGCGACAGTGCTGGGCAGCCTGGCGCCATTCATGGCGCGCTACCCCACCGGCTTTGGGCGCTACCTGGCCGCCGCCGAGTTCGCACTTAGCGCGCCTAAGGAGATCGCGCTGGTGGGTGAGCCAGGCGCGGCCGATACCCAGGCGCTGTGCGCCGAGATCTTTGGCGCATTCCGGCCGAACAAGGTCGTGCTGCTGCGCCGCCCCGGCCACGAACCGCCCGCAATCGGCTCGCCACTGCTGGCCGATCGCGCGCAGATCGGCGGCAAGGCTACCGCCTACGTCTGCCAGAACTACGCGTGTAAGCTGCCGGTGAGCGACCCGGCCGCGCTGGCGGCGCAGCTCGATTGA
- a CDS encoding glycosyltransferase family 39 protein, producing the protein MHTPNTGAPLATPAGPARWRSASWLYPVVLAIIALLPRTLGLADFYTIDEAYHWPERVRRFTSALQTQRWLGTDQTGHPGVTTMWLGALGRWIGRLQGVPDLGRIGGGAEYLATLRLPLAVVNGLAVVLGYLLLRRLLRPQIAALAGLLWATSPFIIAHSRLLHLDALLTSFMTLSVLSLLVATGRPGDGESGRWGEREMGRAGDRESGRPGERETGRPGDRETGRPGDRETGRPGDRETGRPGDRETGRPGERETGRPGERERKVSRVSVSGPRLWSFLASALLGGLALLTKAPSLLLLPYAGLLLFARSPRPGLWPRLRWSLGWYLPWLLIAVALVFAGWPAMWVAPQTAIADVANEIINNGGQPTDTGNYFMGQAVPVPGPLFYGVVVLLRSTPLTLLGGLALLGFGLYRLAAWRQRASTPAEQGERRTLLALLGFALYFGAVMNIEPKQFDRYLLPIWPALEILAAAGLFHGYRAGAALVGRLAARPGAAVAGRMATLALLAALQLGQLARVHPYYLGYYNPLLGGGAAAQQAILVGWGEGMEQVGAWLRARPDLGRGPVLSWIPFTLQPFVPREIPVFNLQPPRPGEFANYAVLYSRSVQRKESAAAEAWVRQYPPLFTLQKFGIVYASIHQLPRPFALPVDAVFGDGIRLRGVTQALAGSTLTITPSWGLEASQPGGAFTFVHVLGPGGQKVGQLDIPLDQGLFAQWQAGQQFDGPIPIELPRELAPGEYRVVMGVYRPGASARLPATGAARLPDAVDGPEAVLAATFSFK; encoded by the coding sequence ATGCATACCCCCAACACAGGCGCGCCCTTGGCCACGCCGGCCGGCCCGGCGCGCTGGCGCTCCGCCAGCTGGCTCTACCCGGTGGTGCTGGCCATCATTGCGCTGCTGCCGCGCACGCTGGGCCTGGCCGACTTCTACACGATCGACGAGGCCTACCACTGGCCCGAGCGCGTGCGGCGCTTCACCAGCGCGCTGCAAACCCAGCGCTGGCTAGGCACCGACCAGACCGGCCACCCCGGCGTGACGACCATGTGGCTGGGCGCGCTCGGCCGCTGGATCGGCCGCCTACAGGGCGTGCCCGACCTGGGCCGGATCGGCGGCGGGGCCGAGTACCTGGCCACGCTGCGGCTGCCGCTGGCGGTGGTGAATGGGCTGGCGGTGGTGCTGGGCTACCTGCTGCTGCGCCGGCTGCTACGCCCGCAAATCGCCGCGCTGGCCGGGCTGCTGTGGGCTACCTCGCCGTTCATCATTGCGCATAGCCGCCTGCTGCATCTCGATGCGCTGCTGACTTCGTTCATGACCCTGAGCGTGCTGAGTTTGCTGGTGGCGACCGGGAGACCGGGAGATGGGGAGAGCGGGAGATGGGGAGAGCGGGAGATGGGGAGAGCGGGAGACCGGGAGAGCGGGAGACCGGGAGAGCGGGAGACCGGGAGACCGGGAGACCGGGAGACCGGGAGACCGGGAGACCGGGAGACCGGGAGACCGGGAGACCGGGAGACCGGGAGACCGGGAGACCGGGAGACCGGGAGACCGGGAGAGCGGGAGACCGGGAGACCGGGAGAGCGGGAGAGGAAGGTGTCGCGTGTCTCCGTGTCTGGCCCACGCCTCTGGTCGTTTCTGGCTTCGGCGCTGCTGGGCGGGCTGGCGCTGCTCACCAAGGCGCCCTCGCTGCTGCTGTTGCCATACGCCGGGCTGCTGCTGTTTGCGCGTAGCCCTCGGCCGGGCCTATGGCCGCGCCTGCGCTGGTCGCTCGGCTGGTATCTGCCCTGGCTGCTGATCGCGGTCGCGCTGGTGTTCGCCGGCTGGCCGGCGATGTGGGTCGCACCGCAGACCGCAATCGCCGATGTAGCCAATGAGATCATCAATAACGGCGGGCAGCCGACCGACACCGGCAACTACTTCATGGGCCAGGCCGTGCCGGTGCCGGGGCCGCTGTTCTATGGCGTGGTGGTGCTGCTGCGCAGCACGCCGCTGACGCTACTGGGCGGGCTGGCATTGCTGGGCTTCGGGCTGTACCGCCTGGCAGCCTGGCGGCAGCGCGCCAGCACACCGGCCGAGCAGGGCGAGCGCCGTACGCTGCTGGCACTACTGGGCTTCGCGCTGTACTTCGGCGCAGTAATGAACATCGAGCCGAAACAGTTCGATCGCTACCTGCTGCCGATCTGGCCGGCGCTCGAGATCCTGGCTGCGGCCGGCCTGTTCCACGGTTATCGGGCCGGCGCCGCGCTGGTGGGCCGGCTGGCGGCCAGGCCGGGCGCGGCAGTGGCCGGGCGGATGGCGACCCTGGCGCTGCTGGCGGCGCTCCAGCTGGGCCAGCTTGCGCGCGTTCATCCCTACTACCTGGGCTACTACAACCCGCTGCTCGGTGGCGGCGCGGCCGCGCAGCAGGCCATCCTGGTGGGCTGGGGCGAGGGTATGGAACAGGTCGGCGCGTGGCTGCGTGCGCGGCCCGACCTCGGGCGCGGGCCGGTGCTCTCGTGGATTCCGTTTACGCTCCAGCCGTTCGTGCCGCGCGAGATCCCGGTGTTCAACCTGCAGCCGCCCAGGCCCGGCGAATTCGCCAACTACGCCGTGCTCTATTCGCGCAGCGTGCAGCGCAAAGAGTCGGCGGCGGCCGAGGCGTGGGTGCGCCAATACCCGCCGCTGTTTACCCTCCAGAAGTTTGGGATCGTCTACGCGAGCATCCACCAGCTGCCGCGCCCGTTCGCACTGCCGGTCGATGCCGTGTTTGGCGATGGCATCCGGCTGCGCGGTGTGACCCAGGCGCTGGCCGGCAGCACGCTCACCATCACGCCCTCGTGGGGCCTCGAGGCCAGCCAGCCGGGGGGCGCGTTCACCTTCGTGCATGTGCTTGGGCCTGGCGGCCAGAAGGTCGGCCAGCTCGACATCCCGCTCGACCAGGGGCTGTTCGCGCAGTGGCAGGCCGGCCAGCAGTTCGACGGCCCGATCCCGATCGAGCTGCCGCGCGAGCTGGCGCCGGGCGAGTATCGCGTGGTGATGGGTGTATACCGGCCCGGTGCCAGCGCCCGCCTGCCGGCTACGGGTGCGGCGCGCCTGCCCGACGCAGTCGATGGCCCCGAGGCCGTGCTGGCGGCTACCTTCAGCTTCAAATAG